The genome window CATTTCAGAAGGCTCCGTTGCAGGCGGCGAGGATTTTGAGGGCGATTTTCTCATTCCCGGTCTGATCGAACTGCATACCGATCACCTCGAAGGTCATTATTTGCCGCGCCCGCGGGTTCGATGGAACCCGATTGCCGCCGTGCTTGCACATGATGGGCAGATCGCGACGTCGGGCATCACGACCGTACTCGATGCCTTGCGGGTAGGTTTGGACGAGGATGCGGACATTACAGCGACAGAAACCCGCAAACTGGCCGACGCGATCGAAAACAGCGTCAAAGAGGGCCGTTTGCGTGCCGATCACTATTTCCACTTGCGGTGCGAAGTTTCAGTGCCGGATTGCCTGGAAGGTTTCGCCCATTTTGATAATGACAGCCGCGTCCGGCTGGCATCATTGATGGACCACGCGCCAGGTCAGCGCCAGTTCGTCAATCTGGAAACTTATACCTATTACTATCAGCGCAAGTTGAAACTCTCTGATCAGGAGTTCAATGCATTTTGTGAAAAACGCATAGCGGAATCGGCCCGGAATTCCGCTCCGCAACGCAAGGCGATTTCGGATTTGTGCCGCGAACGCGGAATCGTGCTGGCGAGCCATGATGACGCCACCCTTGCGCATGTCGATGAAGCGGTCGAGCAAGGCATTCATGTGGCTGAATTTCCAACAACGCTGGAAGCTGCCGCTGCCTCAAAACAAGCAGGACTGTCGGTGCTGATGGGCGCGCCGAATGTGGTGCGTGGCGGCTC of Phyllobacterium zundukense contains these proteins:
- a CDS encoding alpha-D-ribose 1-methylphosphonate 5-triphosphate diphosphatase; translated protein: MSAELTLNNAKIVLENEVISGSVMIRDGKIADISEGSVAGGEDFEGDFLIPGLIELHTDHLEGHYLPRPRVRWNPIAAVLAHDGQIATSGITTVLDALRVGLDEDADITATETRKLADAIENSVKEGRLRADHYFHLRCEVSVPDCLEGFAHFDNDSRVRLASLMDHAPGQRQFVNLETYTYYYQRKLKLSDQEFNAFCEKRIAESARNSAPQRKAISDLCRERGIVLASHDDATLAHVDEAVEQGIHVAEFPTTLEAAAASKQAGLSVLMGAPNVVRGGSHSGNVSARELAEHGYLDILSSDYIPFSLIQSTFFLSEAVDGITLPDAVRLVTKNPAQAVGFDDRGVIEVGKRADLVRVRVDEHIPVVRTVWREGRRVV